TTCCGATCATGTCAGAGGGCCGTCAGGCCGAGGGTTCCGGCTCCATATCGCCGGCGGGCTTAGCCTTGGGCTTGGTCTTCGGAATGGCCGTGATGCTGGGCTTTTCGTCCTCGACACCAGAGCCGTGGTCGTCGTCGTCCGGCGTCGGCGGCTCGCCCCGCACAACGCGCTGGATTTCTTCGCCGGTCAGCGTCTCGTATTCCAGCAGACCCTTGGCCAGCCGCTCCCACTCTTCCTTGCGGTCAGTGAGGATCTGGTAGGCGCGGTCGTAGGCTTCGGCGATCAGGCGCCTCACCTCTTCCTCGATCAGGCGCTTGGTCTCGGCCGAGACCGACAGGCCGGCGGTGTTGCCCGAGTAGCCCTCTGCGGCCTCGCGGTAGTCGATGTTGCCGACCTTGTCGGACATGCCCCATTGCAGGACCATGGCACGCGCCAGCGCCGAAGCCTGCTGGATGTCGCCCGCCGGTCCGTTGGACACGTTCTCTTCGCCGTATTTCATGATCTCGGCGGCCTTGCCCGCCATGGTCATGGCCATCTTTTCCTCGCACTCGGACTTGTGCCAGTTCAGACGGTCGATTTCCGGCAGGCTGACCACCATACCCAAGGCACCGCCGCGCGGGATGATCGTGGCCTTGTAGACCGGATCACACTGCGGCAGCGTCAGGCCGACGATGGCGTGACCGGCCTCGTGGTAGGCGGTCTTTTCCTTCTGTTCGTCGGTCAGGACCATGCTGCGGCGCTCGGCCCCCATCATGACCTTGTCCTTGGCGTTCTCGAAATCGACCATGGTGACGAAGCGGCGCCCGACGCGGGCGGCCATAAGCGCCGCCTCGTTCACGAGGTTCGCAAGGTCCGCACCCGAGAAGCCCGGCGTGCCGCGTGCGATGATGCGCAGGTCGACGTCCGGCCCCAGCGGGGTCTTGCGGGCATGCACGCCGAGGATCTTCTCGCGGCCCTTGATGTCGGGGTTGGGCACCGTGACCTGACGGTCGAAGCGGCCCGGACGCAGCAGCGCCGGGTCCAGAACGTCGCGGCGGTTGGTGGCGGCGACGATGATGACACCCTCGTTCGCCTCGAAACCGTCCATCTCGACCAGAAGCTGGTTCAGCGTCTGCTCGCGCTCGTCGTTGCCACCGCCGTAGCCCTGGCCACGGGCGCGGCCCACGGCGTCGATCTCGTCGATGAAGACGATACAGGGCGCGTTCTTCTTGGCCTGCTCGAACATGTCGCGCACGCGGCTGGCGCCGACACCCACGAACATTTCCACGAAGTCGGAACCCGAGATGGTGAAGAAGGGCACGCCCGCCTCGCCAGCGATGGCGCGCGCCAGCAGCGTCTTACCGGTGCCCGGAGGGCCGACCAGCAGCGCGCCCTTGGGGATCTTGCCACCGAGACGGCTGAACTTCTGCGGGTTGCGCAGGAATTCGACGATCTCTTCCAGCTCTTCCTTGGCCTCGTCGATGCCCGCCACGTCGTCGAAGGTCACGCGGCCATGCTTTTCGGTCAGCAGCTTGGCCTTGGACTTGCCAAAGCCCATGGCACCGCCTTTGCCGCCGCCCTGCATCCGGTTCATGAAGTAGATCCAGACACCGATCAGCAGCAGGAAGGGCAGAAGCGACAGGATGAAGGCCTGAAAGCCCGACTGCTGCTGCGCCTCGGCCTTCACCGGCACATCATTGTTCAGCAGAAGCGTGGTGATCTCGGCGTCTTCCGGCTTGATCGTCACGAACTCCTGGCCCTCGGTGGTGCGATAGCGCACCTGCTCACCGTCGATGGTGACCTGCCCGACCTGGTTGCTCTCGACCGCCCGGACGAATTCCGAATAGCTGATCTCGCGGCTTTGCAGCGTATTGCCGCCGCCGGAAAAGAGGTTGAACAGCGCCAGGATCAGAAGAAACAGAACGACCCAGAAGGCGATATTGCGCGCGTTGCCCAAGAGGGGACTCCTTTGCAGACCGAAGAGGCGCCCGGTCAGGCGCCTTTGGTGTGTAACATAGCGATTGGCGGCAAGGGTTCAATGCGTCATGAGGAACTGGGTAAAGCGCGGCGCGATCCAGCGCAGCCCCGCCGCCGGATCGGGCCGACCGTCGCGCCAGACCACCGGCAGAACGCGGGCGATCCGGTGCGGAACCGGACCACGCTCCGCCGGGTCCAGCGCCTGCCAGCCAGCATCCCCCAATGCGCGGAGCGCGCCGCCCGCCTCCGGCGCCTGCCAGCGCCCGTCCCACAGCCCGCCGACAGCGCCGAGGCCGCAGATCGCGCCATGCTCTCGGAAGACCGCCACGCGCCCGCCCAGATGCGCCACCTCGCAGCCGTGCAGCGTGCCGCCGCCACCGCTCAGGACCCGGTCCAGCAAGGCATCCAGCGGCGCGGCCCTCGGCGCGTAGTCGCGCCCGGCCACCCAGCGCAGCATCCGCGCCAGCAAGCGCCGCTGCGTCGCAAGGGCAACCCCTGCGGCCCAGTCGGGCGCCAGCGACAGCCAGCCGGGATGCTCTTCGCCGCCCGCCTCCCAGGCGCGCAGCACATCCGCCTGCAGAACGTCGCGATCCGCCCGCAGCCGCTCGGCGGCGCCCGCAAGCGCGGCCCGGTCCAGCCCTTCCGCCTCCAGCAAGGCCAGCAGCCGCCGCATCCGCGCCCGGTCAAACCGGGGGTCGGCGTTCGAGGGGTCGTCGACGAAGGGCACCTTCAGAACCGTCGCGTGATGCCGCAACTCGGCACGCGACATGCCAAGGCAGGGCCGGACCAGAACCATGCCCGCCGCAGCCCCTCCCGGCTCCGCGGGCACCGAAGGCTGCAAGAGAAGCGCGCGCAGCGGCGCCATGGCCGCCAGACCGTCCCCCCCCGCCCCGCGCGCCAGCCGCATCAGGAAGCTCTCGGCCACGTCGTCGCGGCTATGGGCCAGCAGGACATGGCGCACAGCCCCCCGCCAGGCGTCGATCAGCGCCAGCCGCCCGCGCCGCGCTGCGTCCATCTTGTTGCCGCGCCCCTCCCAGGACCAGCGCAGCACCGCATGCTCATGCCCCAACAGGGCGCATTCCGCCGCCACCATCCGGGCCTCTGCGGCGCTTTCCGCCCGCAGGCCGTGATCCACCGTGACAACCCGCAGCCGCACACCCCAGACCCGCGCCCACTCATGTGCCAGCGCCAGCATCGCCATGCTGTCGGCGCCGCCGGACACTGCCAGCGCGACCTCTTCGGGAAAATCCGGCCCCAGCAGGGCGCCCATCTCCTCCGCGAACCGCCGCTGCAGGCTCACGCGCCGCCCCCTGCTTCTTCTTTGCAAAAATACTCTCGGGGGGAGGCGCGCCGCGCCGGGGGGCAAAGCCCCCATCGCGCGCGCAGCGCGCGCCGGTCGGATCGGCGCACCCGATCCGAAACCGTCAGGAACATCCCAGTTCGGCCATGCTCGACTGGGCCCGGCCAACGTAGTCGGTACCGGGATAGCGGCCCGCGACCTCACCCAGCGTCACGCAGGCCTCGGGAACCGATCCCAGCGCCGCGAGGGACACGCCAAGACGCCACAGCGCCTCGGGCGCGGCCTCGGCGTCGGGGAAGTTCGTGTAGGCGGAGAGGTAGCGCCGGGCGGCCTCGCGGGTATCGCCCTGCCCCTCCAGCGCGCGCCCCTCACCGACCAGTGCCGCCGCTTCCAGCGGGCTGCCGGGGTAGTTCTCGCGGAATCGCTGGAACAGGGTCGCGGCACCGGCATGATCGCCCAGCGACAGGGCCTCGTCGGCCGCCTTGAAATCCGTCTCCTCGCCGACCGCAAGCTGGCCCGAGAACCCGGCAGAGGGATCCGAAGAGGGCGCAGGCGCCGGTGCGGGTGTGGCCGCCGCGCCCTCTGCCGTGGCACCACCGCCCAGCAGCGGCGTATCCCCCAGCGCGCCAATGTCGCAATCGGTCTCCAGCTCGCACAGGCGGAAATCCAGATCGCCGATCCGGTTCGAGCCGTCAGAGACGACCTGCCCGATCCGGAACTCCAGCTGTTCGACCTTCGAGGTCATCCGCTGCAGCTCGGCCTCTATGGCGTTCAGCCGGTCCAGCGCAGAGCCGCCGAGGGGCGCGATCCCGCCCCCGGTGGTCGATTGCTCGCGGTTGAGCTTTTGCAACTCGACCTTCAGGACAGCGATGTCCTGCTTGATGTCGGCAAGGGTCTGGGCATCCTGTGCCGCCGCTGGCAACGCCAGCGACAGCACGAGTCCCGCGGCAGCGATCAGGCGCATCGGCTCAGCTCGTCAGGCCGCCGGCGGCCAACACCGTCACGGCGCGGCGGTTCTTGGCGTAGCAGGCTTCCTCGGAACAGATCTCGATCGGGCGTTCCTTGCCGTAGCTCACGAACTTCAGCCGGTTCGCGGCGATGCCCTTGGACACCAGATAGTCCATGACCGCATTGGCCCGGCGCGCACCCAGCGCGATGTTGTACTCGCGGGTGCCCTGTTCGTCGGCGTGACCTTCGATCACCGCCATGTAGTCGGCGTTGGTCAGCAGCCACTGTGCCTGTCCGTCCAGCACGGTCTGCGCCTGCGGCGACAGGGACGACTGGTCCACTGCAAACAGAACGCGGTCGCCCACGCGCTGCTGGAAATAGGCGGTCGAGGTCGGATCGTCCGCGCTTCCGGGCAGATAGCCGCCGCTCAGGCCGGACCCCGCACCGGCGGCGCCGCCGCCATTCTGGCCAGAGCCGAAGCGATCGGCATTGGTGCAGGCCGTCACCGCGAGGCCGGCCACCAGAAGAAGGGCTTTGGTAAGATGTGTCATCGCACTGTCCTGCTCTTTTCGTTGCCGCAACGGTAGCACGGCCAACGGATTATGTGAATCGTCTATAGTCAAGATGTGGGATGGGTCCCTGCCCCACCCCACCAGATCGTCACTGCAACGGGCCCCAGCTTGGGTCCGAGGCGCCCGCCGGGGTGCGCACCCTCTGCAGGTTCCGGCCCGAGATATCGACCGTGTACAGCGCCGAGGCGCCCTGCGCGCCCTGCGTTTCGCGGGCGAACATGATGACGCGCCCGTTGGGCGACCATGTCGGGCCCTCGTCGAGGAAAGAGGCCGTCAGCAGGCGCTCTTCGCTGCCGTCCACCCGCATCACGCCAATGTGGAAACGGCCCGCGTTCTGCTTGGTAAAGGCGATCCGGTCGCCGCGCGGCGACCAGACCGGCGTGCCATAGCGCCCGTCTCCGAAGGAAATCCGCTGTGCCTCGCCACCGGAGGCGGGCATGACATACAGCTGCTGCGAACCGGAGCGGTCGCTTTCAAAGACGATGCGGCTGCCGTCGGGCGAGAAGCTTGGCGCGGTCTCGATCGAGGGTGCCGAGGTCAGTTGTCGCGTCGCGCCGCTGGCCACATCCATCGCGTAGATGTCGGTGTTCGACCCGGTCGTCAGCGAGTAGACGATCTGCTGCCCGTTCGGAGAGAAGCGCGGCGCGAAGGTCATCTCGCCGCTGCCCGCCTGAAGGATGCGGCTGTTCACGGCACCCACGTCGACGATGTGGATGCGCGGAAAGC
This region of Ponticoccus alexandrii genomic DNA includes:
- the pal gene encoding peptidoglycan-associated lipoprotein Pal, yielding MTHLTKALLLVAGLAVTACTNADRFGSGQNGGGAAGAGSGLSGGYLPGSADDPTSTAYFQQRVGDRVLFAVDQSSLSPQAQTVLDGQAQWLLTNADYMAVIEGHADEQGTREYNIALGARRANAVMDYLVSKGIAANRLKFVSYGKERPIEICSEEACYAKNRRAVTVLAAGGLTS
- the tilS gene encoding tRNA lysidine(34) synthetase TilS, with translation MSLQRRFAEEMGALLGPDFPEEVALAVSGGADSMAMLALAHEWARVWGVRLRVVTVDHGLRAESAAEARMVAAECALLGHEHAVLRWSWEGRGNKMDAARRGRLALIDAWRGAVRHVLLAHSRDDVAESFLMRLARGAGGDGLAAMAPLRALLLQPSVPAEPGGAAAGMVLVRPCLGMSRAELRHHATVLKVPFVDDPSNADPRFDRARMRRLLALLEAEGLDRAALAGAAERLRADRDVLQADVLRAWEAGGEEHPGWLSLAPDWAAGVALATQRRLLARMLRWVAGRDYAPRAAPLDALLDRVLSGGGGTLHGCEVAHLGGRVAVFREHGAICGLGAVGGLWDGRWQAPEAGGALRALGDAGWQALDPAERGPVPHRIARVLPVVWRDGRPDPAAGLRWIAPRFTQFLMTH
- a CDS encoding tetratricopeptide repeat protein, which produces MRLIAAAGLVLSLALPAAAQDAQTLADIKQDIAVLKVELQKLNREQSTTGGGIAPLGGSALDRLNAIEAELQRMTSKVEQLEFRIGQVVSDGSNRIGDLDFRLCELETDCDIGALGDTPLLGGGATAEGAAATPAPAPAPSSDPSAGFSGQLAVGEETDFKAADEALSLGDHAGAATLFQRFRENYPGSPLEAAALVGEGRALEGQGDTREAARRYLSAYTNFPDAEAAPEALWRLGVSLAALGSVPEACVTLGEVAGRYPGTDYVGRAQSSMAELGCS
- the ftsH gene encoding ATP-dependent zinc metalloprotease FtsH produces the protein MGNARNIAFWVVLFLLILALFNLFSGGGNTLQSREISYSEFVRAVESNQVGQVTIDGEQVRYRTTEGQEFVTIKPEDAEITTLLLNNDVPVKAEAQQQSGFQAFILSLLPFLLLIGVWIYFMNRMQGGGKGGAMGFGKSKAKLLTEKHGRVTFDDVAGIDEAKEELEEIVEFLRNPQKFSRLGGKIPKGALLVGPPGTGKTLLARAIAGEAGVPFFTISGSDFVEMFVGVGASRVRDMFEQAKKNAPCIVFIDEIDAVGRARGQGYGGGNDEREQTLNQLLVEMDGFEANEGVIIVAATNRRDVLDPALLRPGRFDRQVTVPNPDIKGREKILGVHARKTPLGPDVDLRIIARGTPGFSGADLANLVNEAALMAARVGRRFVTMVDFENAKDKVMMGAERRSMVLTDEQKEKTAYHEAGHAIVGLTLPQCDPVYKATIIPRGGALGMVVSLPEIDRLNWHKSECEEKMAMTMAGKAAEIMKYGEENVSNGPAGDIQQASALARAMVLQWGMSDKVGNIDYREAAEGYSGNTAGLSVSAETKRLIEEEVRRLIAEAYDRAYQILTDRKEEWERLAKGLLEYETLTGEEIQRVVRGEPPTPDDDDHGSGVEDEKPSITAIPKTKPKAKPAGDMEPEPSA